In Methylobacterium aquaticum, the following are encoded in one genomic region:
- a CDS encoding intradiol ring-cleavage dioxygenase has translation MPHRPTRRVMLGTLAAGLLAPRPVQATCLLTPQAVEGPFYLDPRLLRSDIREDRDGTPLGVALQVVTLRDCVALPAARVDLWHADAQGRYSGYAGQGDRAASTIGRTFLRGTQVADATGRVAFRTIYPGWYPGRTPHLHVKVILGGRTALTGQIYFPDAVSEAIYAASAYAGRPQRGRIGNARDLLLRQDDPEGRASRRCAGWAGATRRR, from the coding sequence ATGCCGCATCGCCCGACACGCCGCGTGATGCTCGGCACCCTCGCGGCCGGCCTCCTGGCGCCCAGGCCCGTGCAGGCGACCTGCCTCCTGACCCCGCAGGCGGTCGAGGGCCCGTTCTACCTCGATCCCCGCCTGCTCCGATCGGACATCCGGGAGGACCGGGACGGCACGCCCCTCGGGGTCGCCTTGCAGGTCGTGACCTTGCGCGATTGCGTCGCCCTGCCGGCGGCCCGCGTCGATCTCTGGCATGCGGACGCGCAGGGGCGTTATTCAGGCTATGCCGGCCAGGGCGATCGCGCCGCGTCCACCATCGGCCGGACCTTCCTGCGCGGCACCCAGGTCGCCGACGCGACCGGTCGGGTGGCGTTCCGGACGATCTATCCGGGCTGGTATCCGGGCCGCACGCCCCACCTGCACGTGAAGGTGATCCTGGGCGGCCGGACGGCGCTCACCGGTCAGATCTACTTCCCCGACGCGGTGAGCGAGGCGATCTATGCGGCGTCCGCCTATGCGGGCCGTCCCCAGCGCGGCCGGATCGGCAATGCCCGCGACCTCCTCCTGCGCCAGGACGATCCCGAGGGCCGGGCATCGCGGAGGTGCGCCGGCTGGGCGGGGGCTACGAGGCGGCGCTGA
- a CDS encoding NADP-dependent isocitrate dehydrogenase, whose translation MAKIKVANPVVELDGDEMTRIIWQSIKDKLIHPYLDVPLEYYDLGVEHRDATNDKVTIEAAEAIKKHGVGVKCATITPDEARVKEFNLKEMWKSPNGTIRNILGGVIFREPIICKNVPRLVPGWTQPIVVGRHAYGDQYRATDFKVPGKGRMTVRFEGDDGTVIEREVFKFPGAGVALSMYNLDESIRDFARASMNYGLARKFPVYLSTKNTILKAYDGRFKDIFEEVYEAEFKSRFQSAGITYEHRLIDDMVASALKWSGGYVWACKNYDGDVQSDTVAQGFGSLGLMTSVLLTPDGQTVEAEAAHGTVTRHYREHQKGKETSTNSIASIFAWTRGLSHRAKLDSNADLAKFAETLEKVCVDTVEAGFMTKDLALLVGPDQKWLSTTGFLDKIDENLKTAMKA comes from the coding sequence ATGGCGAAGATCAAGGTGGCGAACCCCGTCGTCGAGCTCGACGGCGACGAGATGACCCGGATCATCTGGCAGTCCATCAAGGACAAGCTGATCCATCCCTACCTCGACGTTCCGCTGGAATACTACGATCTCGGAGTCGAGCACCGCGACGCCACCAACGACAAGGTGACGATCGAGGCCGCCGAGGCGATCAAGAAGCACGGCGTCGGCGTCAAGTGCGCCACCATCACCCCGGACGAGGCCCGGGTGAAGGAGTTCAACCTCAAGGAGATGTGGAAGTCGCCGAACGGCACGATCCGCAACATCCTCGGGGGCGTGATCTTCCGCGAGCCGATCATCTGCAAGAACGTGCCGCGCCTGGTGCCGGGCTGGACCCAGCCGATCGTGGTCGGCCGCCACGCCTATGGCGACCAGTACCGCGCCACCGACTTCAAGGTGCCGGGCAAGGGCCGCATGACGGTCAGGTTCGAGGGCGACGACGGCACCGTCATCGAGCGCGAGGTGTTCAAGTTCCCGGGCGCCGGCGTCGCCCTGTCGATGTACAACCTCGACGAATCGATCCGCGACTTCGCCCGCGCCTCGATGAACTATGGCCTCGCCCGCAAGTTCCCGGTCTACCTCTCGACCAAGAACACCATCCTCAAGGCCTATGACGGCCGGTTCAAGGACATCTTCGAGGAGGTGTACGAGGCCGAGTTCAAGTCGCGGTTCCAGTCGGCCGGCATCACCTACGAGCACCGCCTGATCGACGACATGGTCGCCTCGGCCCTGAAGTGGTCCGGCGGCTACGTCTGGGCGTGCAAGAACTACGATGGCGACGTGCAGTCGGACACCGTGGCGCAGGGCTTCGGCTCGCTCGGCCTGATGACCTCGGTGCTGCTCACCCCCGACGGCCAGACCGTCGAGGCCGAGGCCGCCCACGGCACGGTGACCCGCCACTACCGCGAGCACCAGAAGGGCAAGGAGACCTCGACCAACTCGATCGCGTCGATCTTCGCCTGGACCCGCGGCCTGTCGCACCGCGCCAAGCTCGACTCGAATGCCGACCTCGCCAAGTTCGCCGAGACCCTGGAGAAGGTCTGCGTCGACACCGTCGAGGCCGGCTTCATGACCAAGGACCTCGCGCTCCTCGTCGGCCCCGACCAGAAGTGGCTCTCGACCACCGGCTTCCTCGACAAGATCGACGAGAACCTGAAGACCGCGATGAAGGCGTGA